In Pirellula sp. SH-Sr6A, the DNA window GACGGAGCACGCGCACCGACGCGTCCGCAAATTGTCCATCTTGTTCAAACAGTTTTTTGAGTCGGGTTCGCAGCTCTTCTCTCGCGTAGACACTCGTTGTTTGGATGACGATCTTGCCAAAGCTCGGATTGGGCAGATCGGGATTGAGAGCGAGAAAGAATCGGGCAGATCCAGCTCCCACATAGCTAGTGAAATGTTGAATCAACGGCTCGTGTTCTCCGTCGGCGTTCAAGAAAGGGCGGATCCGCTGCTCGACCGACTGGATCATCTCTTCGGTCGCTTGAATCGAGGAGCCCTCATGCAATCTTACATCGACCATGAGCTCGGTACGCGAAGAGAGTGGAAAGAACTGCTGCTGCAACCGTGTAAACCCAAACAGCGCCGCGATGAACATCATGACCGTGATAGAAACCACCGCGTAGGGACGCTTCACACAACCTCGAATAAGCCATCGCAAGGCACGATGAAAGGGCGTTTGAAAGGGTACGTGCTCACCGTGTCCATCGCCTTTCTTCAAGTCGGGTAACAGCTGGACTCCCAGATGGGGCGTAAAGATGACCGCCACAAACCAAGATATAATCAAAGTGATTCCGACCACCCAGAAGATCCCCCCTGCGTACTCACCCGCAGCCGAGCGTGCGAATCCGACGGGGAGAAACCCTGCCATGGTAATGAGGGTTCCAGAGAGCATGGGAAAAGCGGTGGATCGCCATGCGAATCCCGCGGCATCGACGCGGTTCCACCCCTCTTCCATCTTCACCGCCATCATCTCCACCGCGATGATCGCATCATCGACCAGCAGCCCCAACGCGAGAATCAATGCTCCGAGAGAGATACGGTCTAGGTTCATACCGATGGCATTCATAATCATCAGCGAGACCGCCAGTACGAGAGGGACGCTGAGAGCGACGACGATCCCCGTGCGCAGGCCCAAGCTGAGAAAGCTCACGATGAGAACGATCACCAGTGCTTCGACGAAGGATTGAGTGAATTCCCCAACCGATTCTTCCACCACGTGCGGTTGGAACGCGATATTCCCCATGTTCATACCAACGGGGAGTTGGGAGGTGATCTCTTCCATCGCGGCTTCCAGTTGCTTCCCGAGGGAAAGAACGTTGCCACCTTTGGTCATCACGACCCCTAACGCGACAGCGGGATGGCTATTGAAGCGAAGTTTGAAAAGCGAAGGGTCTTCATAGCCTCGTTTGACTTCGGCTATGTCCTTCAATCGAAAGACGCGACCATTCCCTTGCACCGGGACTTCTTGAATCTGAGATACGCCATCGAAGTCCCGAGCAACGCGCACGTGGATACGGTCATTGGAGGTATCAATACTACCTGAGCGAACGAGAGCGTTTTGCTTTTGGATACTATCGAAGATCGCTTGCGGGGAGACCCCGAGCGTCGCGAGCTTTTGGTGGGAGAACTCGATGTAGATCCGCTCATCTTGATCACCGACGAGATCGACCTTTTCCACATCTGCTACGCGAAGCAGCCGTTTACGCGTGCTTTCCGCCACGCGTTTCAGTTCCGCATAGGAAAAATCATCTCCATAGAAAGCATAGATGGCGGAGTAAACATCTCCGTATTCGTCGTTGACATAGGGGCCGACGACTCCTTGGGGCATGCGCGACTCGATGTCGCCGAGCTTCTTGCGAACTTGGTACCAGATATCTGCCACTTGTTTGGGGGGCGTATGGTCCTTGAGTTGAACCAGCGTTTGCATGCGGTCGGGCAGGCAGTAGGTTTGGAGAAAGTCGAGATAAGGAGTTTCTCGAAGCTTATCTTCGACTTCCTCGGCGACTTGCTCCTGCATTTCCTTGGATGTCGCTCCTGGCCAGGAGGCGGTTACGACCCCGGTTTTGATCGTAAACGACGGATCCTCAGCGCGACCCATGCTCAGATAGGCTTGCAGGCCCGCGGCCCCGAACGCCAACATGAGAAAGGAGATAAAAGCGGGGTGCGTGACAGCCCAATGGGATAGGTTGAATATCCCGGGACGCTTCGATTCGTCGGTTGTGTTCATGTTATTGAGAGTTCCAGACTCGAACTCTTACCTTTTCATCGATGCGCTGAACTCCAGCGCTCACCACGAGATCGTTTGGTTGGAGAGGGCCGCGAACCATCGCGGTATCGTTTCGAATTTGTACCACCTCAATGGGAACCGCTTCGACACTTCCGTCATGCTCGTCGATGCGCCAAACGACGGCTTCGTCCAAGTTATTGCCGATAGCCGCCGTAGGGATCGGAATGTCGGTCTGGTTGGAATCAAAAAGATGCACCGTAGCGGTCATGCCAATCGATAGATTCGAAGCGCTCGCGAGGAGCGTGAATTTGGCGTCGTAAGTCCGTGAAATCGGGTCGGCGATGGGTGACATCTCACGGAGTTTGGCGGGCAATCGTGCGTCGGGCTGCGACCAAATCGAGATGGTGGGACGTCGGTTACGGACCAATTCCAATCGGTTCTCCGGAATGCTAATGACCGCTTCGAGCTCTTCCCCTTGCATGAGTTGCAGAACGGTTTGTCCGATGTTCACGACTTGTCCCGCCTCTCCCTGAATCGCCGTGACAAGCCCGTCGAAATCGGCTCGCAGCTCGCAATAGTCGCGCTGATTTTGGGCCAGTTCCAGTCGCTTACGGGCGGAATTCAAACGAGCTTGGGACACATCGCGCGCTGCCAAACTCAGGTCGTA includes these proteins:
- a CDS encoding efflux RND transporter permease subunit, which gives rise to MNTTDESKRPGIFNLSHWAVTHPAFISFLMLAFGAAGLQAYLSMGRAEDPSFTIKTGVVTASWPGATSKEMQEQVAEEVEDKLRETPYLDFLQTYCLPDRMQTLVQLKDHTPPKQVADIWYQVRKKLGDIESRMPQGVVGPYVNDEYGDVYSAIYAFYGDDFSYAELKRVAESTRKRLLRVADVEKVDLVGDQDERIYIEFSHQKLATLGVSPQAIFDSIQKQNALVRSGSIDTSNDRIHVRVARDFDGVSQIQEVPVQGNGRVFRLKDIAEVKRGYEDPSLFKLRFNSHPAVALGVVMTKGGNVLSLGKQLEAAMEEITSQLPVGMNMGNIAFQPHVVEESVGEFTQSFVEALVIVLIVSFLSLGLRTGIVVALSVPLVLAVSLMIMNAIGMNLDRISLGALILALGLLVDDAIIAVEMMAVKMEEGWNRVDAAGFAWRSTAFPMLSGTLITMAGFLPVGFARSAAGEYAGGIFWVVGITLIISWFVAVIFTPHLGVQLLPDLKKGDGHGEHVPFQTPFHRALRWLIRGCVKRPYAVVSITVMMFIAALFGFTRLQQQFFPLSSRTELMVDVRLHEGSSIQATEEMIQSVEQRIRPFLNADGEHEPLIQHFTSYVGAGSARFFLALNPDLPNPSFGKIVIQTTSVYAREELRTRLKKLFEQDGQFADASVRVLRLEFGPPTGYPVQFRVIGPDPSTVRRIAKDVRQVMRSDPAAIDVNLEWDEPSKSVQVDIDQDRVRLMGLTPQEVELGLETLLSGTTVSQFRDGTETIPVVARAIESERASVEKLGNLTLFTPNGKVVPIEQVGKIRPSFEEPIVWRRNQERMLSVRCDVADGFQAPDITNRMEKELAELKSSLPPGYRIEAGGAAEESVKANKALFAMFPPMILIMLTLLMSQVHSFKKMILIFGIAPLGLIGAVASLHVFNAPFGFVALLGVIALAGMDMRNSVILVDQIEQDIASGLNEWDAVIESSVRRARPVILTAATAILAMIPLTRSVFWGPMAMAIMGGLSIATFLTLVNLPALYVLFFRVKPSVSTEASTTRSEKVHPHVQKEQDSGTDSPHPTPAFG
- a CDS encoding efflux RND transporter periplasmic adaptor subunit, whose amino-acid sequence is MRFHRKRILTIALGIAVSGMGAAFAYHNFSHGDHRIPAKYVSELEQNGSELVVRAYRIPTDGPSDSEVSFTGSVQPRYQTSVGFRVAGKVAQRHVELGDCVQQGDLLFSLDPTDYDLNLRVAESELISAQSTFTQADAEEKRLLQLRSTGAVSLSEYDLSLAARDVSQARLNSARKRLELAQNQRDYCELRADFDGLVTAIQGEAGQVVNIGQTVLQLMQGEELEAVISIPENRLELVRNRRPTISIWSQPDARLPAKLREMSPIADPISRTYDAKFTLLASASNLSIGMTATVHLFDSNQTDIPIPTAAIGNNLDEAVVWRIDEHDGSVEAVPIEVVQIRNDTAMVRGPLQPNDLVVSAGVQRIDEKVRVRVWNSQ